The nucleotide window TCTCAAGCATTCCCATGACCTGAAGGCCCCTGAGGGGGGTCCCTTCAAAGGGTGTCTTTACCGTTGAGACGTATCTCCTGAAGAATGTAAAGTATCCGTTTATGCCATTGAAGCTCACCCTGCTGAACATCGACTCCGACAGTTCAATCAGTGCCTTCATAAGGGCCTCTGAAAAGGGGTGGAAAAAGGGATGATACCTGGCGGTGCTGTTTTCATAGATGTATGAGAGAATCTGCATCGCCCTCTCCGTGAGGTCCCCCATGTCACTGAAACCACTGAAGAGACGGATTGTCCGGTCGTGTATCTCCCTGATGTGATCCCTTATGTCTCCTTCGTCAGGGAGCATTCCCCCGCTGTCTCCCCCTCCTGTGCCGTTAATGCCGGAGGACGCCTCTATTATGCCCTCGATGAGTCTGCCGTCTTCCTCAATATCTTCGAGCCTTATAAATGGGTCCTTCCTGTGGCCCTTAAGATACTCCTCCGCCTTATGGAAGATGATCCTCGTTATATCCGCCCTGTGCAGGGGTGCATCAGCATCCCCTGCCTTGAAGTAGATGTTCTTGGTGTAGGGGTGAAGGACAAAGTTGAGATAGTCGGGCAGATAAATCCTGCCCTCATCCATGGAGGAGACGAGTTCCATCAGGAGGTTAAAGAATCCGTAGATGGGGGTCCTCCGGATCGGATATCCCATTGTTATGTTGTATTCCTTTTCATCAAAGAGGCAGAGGCAGTGATGGAGGAGGGGAAAGAGCGTCTCGGAAGCGGGGAGCACAATGGCGGTGTCTTGCAGGACGTTATCAGTCCCCGTCCCTGTTCTTATGTCCTTTAATATCCTGCTCAGTGCGAATACCTGACCGTGGGTATCGGGGCTTTTGTAGAAGGAGATGCGGGGAGGTGTCCCGGATTGGTCTGCCCCGTGGTCGGCTTTAAGGCCGAGTTCCCTGACCCTGTCGACGATTCCCCTTCCGGCCTGGAATATAAATACCGTTTCCTCTCCTTTTGAGAGGCTCCTGAAGATCTCCTTTTCAGAACGGGTCAGTGCATAAAACCCGGCGAATACGATCCTGCTCCGAGCAAGGGTTGAGGGGGTTAGCCTTTCAGCTACAGTCCCGTATCTCATTGAACGTGTTGAGAGATTCATGCCTTCAAGTTCCCTGTAGAACTCATGATACAGCGCCGAGAGGGACTGAAGGCGTTCCAGGGACTGCCGGGGTATCATATCCTCTGCAAGTTGATCTATCATTCTTACCCTTTCAGGCGCTATCCCCTCGATACGAAACTCTTCAAGGTCTCTGAATATCCTTGATCCGAAAGGAAGGAATGCCTCGGGGGAGAGGAATGCCCTGCCGCCGAGCCGGTTCTCCGATCTCCCGTGTATGTCGTACAGGACCGAGACGGCGTCGATTCCTGTGAGTTTCCTGTTTGAGAGGGCGAGGGCATCTTCATAGATGTAATCGATAAAATCGTCCATCGAGAATATCCGGGGGGGGATATAGCCCCTCCCCCTCTTAAGGGCGATGGACCTTCTGAGGAAATGGGCGGGCCTTCTTCCCGGAAAGACGACGATTGAACCGGACAGCGCCACCCCTTCCTCCATGAGGACGGAACAGACCTCATCGATCAGATTCCGCTCTGCCGGCATAATCCGGGTCGTGCTCACAGGGAGTACCTTTCCGTCTTTTTAAGGTCGATATATGCCACTATCCCTTCAATATCCCTATGTGTGTAGATCTCCTTCAGGAGTTCCATATATCTTGATATCTGCCGTTTGTATTTGTCCCCTTCGGTGGCAGTGTCACGGCCGGTCTTGAAGTCCATTACCGTGACCCTCTCCTCGTCGATAACCACCCTGTCCATGCGGTAGAGATTTCCCCGTCCGTCTGCAAATTCCCTTTCCCTTAATACCTCCCTGCCTTCTTTATTAAGGAAGTATTCCCTTATCCCGGCCATGCCGAGGAAGGAGTGGAGTTCCTTCATGATACCCTCCGTGGGATGACCTGTGCCGGTCTGGGTAACGACCCTTTCAACTGCGTCCCTTAAGATTCCGTATGCTTCACCATCAATAAATTCAATATTGTAAAGCACGGCATGGTAGAACTCCCCCCTCTTTTTCTCCAGGATATTGATTCCCGCATCGGGATTGACGGATATCTCAACCCCCCTGTCGTGATGATAGAGTTCCGTCTCAGGCGGTGATTCTACAGCCCCGGAGTATGCCCTCTCAGGCCGTTCGGAAGAGGGAAAATCATCAAATGGGAGGAGTTCAAAGGGATACCGCTCTCTCTCCTTCCTGACGGCAAGTACGTACATCTCGGATACCGCCCTTGTGAAACCGACATAGAGGGAGTTGAGGCTGTTCACCTCGTTCCTGATTACCGCCTCCCTGTAAAGTTCCTCAAGAAGGGCGTTTTTTTTGGCCATCTCACCGTTTATCCTCAGAAGGGTCACACCTTCGGGTTCGTCCCCTATG belongs to bacterium BMS3Abin08 and includes:
- the addB gene encoding ATP-dependent helicase/deoxyribonuclease subunit B yields the protein MPAERNLIDEVCSVLMEEGVALSGSIVVFPGRRPAHFLRRSIALKRGRGYIPPRIFSMDDFIDYIYEDALALSNRKLTGIDAVSVLYDIHGRSENRLGGRAFLSPEAFLPFGSRIFRDLEEFRIEGIAPERVRMIDQLAEDMIPRQSLERLQSLSALYHEFYRELEGMNLSTRSMRYGTVAERLTPSTLARSRIVFAGFYALTRSEKEIFRSLSKGEETVFIFQAGRGIVDRVRELGLKADHGADQSGTPPRISFYKSPDTHGQVFALSRILKDIRTGTGTDNVLQDTAIVLPASETLFPLLHHCLCLFDEKEYNITMGYPIRRTPIYGFFNLLMELVSSMDEGRIYLPDYLNFVLHPYTKNIYFKAGDADAPLHRADITRIIFHKAEEYLKGHRKDPFIRLEDIEEDGRLIEGIIEASSGINGTGGGDSGGMLPDEGDIRDHIREIHDRTIRLFSGFSDMGDLTERAMQILSYIYENSTARYHPFFHPFSEALMKALIELSESMFSRVSFNGINGYFTFFRRYVSTVKTPFEGTPLRGLQVMGMLETRGLRFRNLFILDLNEGIVPDTGTEDSILPHKARVILGLPTYRDREQLISYYLSTLIEGAEEAHLFYIENDRKEKSRFVERLLWERQKEHKTRDSGKLINTIQYRIGLKNREPLPVEKTDEVVSFLKNYEFSATSLDDYLRCHLRFYYSEIMGMKKRSASTVDIDRYEIGNIVHRILASCLGRLKGGPLTRDGLNSGLAETVTEEYFRHNYTTPVKGRLLLIKKQISNRISDLIKKYYLPMAEEETLIIRGTELRIRHTVNSFRLKGRIDSLEDRGNRTCIVDFKTSSSPAPLKINFKKITIEDREHWPEHIGSLQMPFYLLLYKEKTGIPLSGLEGLYLLLGRKAMGGDIELPFFEPGEGRDERFSLLYRIIFSILDEISQINVPFTPTKDFKRNCPGCMYSYICGTQWIGGREHY